The Aestuariibius sp. HNIBRBA575 nucleotide sequence GGTTGACGAAACACCCCCGGTGATCAATCGCGTTCAGGTATTGGAAAACGGTCCGCTGGCTTTGGCCGGGGATCTGAACATTGACGGCAAACCCGACGCACGCGCCACGCTTTGCCGCTGTGGGCAATCCGCCAATATGCCCTATTGTGACTATTCTCACACCAAGGCCGAATTTACCGCATCCGGCGAACCCAACCCCGACATCCAAGACCGCCCCGCTGAGGATTCCAAAGCCACATTGACCGTCACACCGGTTGAAAACGGCCCCCTAATTATGTCCGGCCCCGCCGAGGTGATCACAGGCACCGGCAAACGCATCAACCGCGCCGAAAAGCTGTTTTTATGTCGCTGCGGGCAGTCCAAAAACAAACCCTTTTGCGACGGGACCCATAAACAAACCGGGTTCACGGTGCCCGGCCCATCAACCTAAAAATTACGCAGGTTCGACGATTGGATTTGCTAAGTGTCTGGCCATAAGACAAAAGTTAGTTTAAATTTCTGCTATAATTATGTGCATTTGGTGGGTTCTACGTGCTTCGGGGTGATTTTACCGCTCTTGTTCGACTCGGATTAAAGAGCTTTTTCACGGTTCTATTTTCAGGCCAGACCTGTCTGATCTGGTTTGTTTTGCTCGGCGCATTTGTCGTGACAGGCCCGTTTGGGACCTATACGGGCATGTCTATTGCGACGCGCCTGACGTTCTGGGGGGTGATTTGCACCACCGGTGTTGTTGTCGCCAGCTTTGTACGTGTTGTGACGGTTTCCCTCATCAAATATCACGGACGTAAGCCCCATCTGTTGCTGGAATCTGGTTGTTTTGCGCTGA carries:
- a CDS encoding CDGSH iron-sulfur domain-containing protein: MAKTYSGKDIEISFDMARCIHARACFLKLPQVFDPAKRPWVSPDAAHAEDIAAMVRTCPSGALGFKRLDGGVDETPPVINRVQVLENGPLALAGDLNIDGKPDARATLCRCGQSANMPYCDYSHTKAEFTASGEPNPDIQDRPAEDSKATLTVTPVENGPLIMSGPAEVITGTGKRINRAEKLFLCRCGQSKNKPFCDGTHKQTGFTVPGPST